The sequence TTTAGACTTAAGTTCCATATGCACTAATGGCTTGATCTTTCTTCAgtggtctttttttttccacttgttttTTCATAATTGCATTGGTTTTCAGTTCTTGCAGCATAATCGTCTCAATCCAAATTGTGTTTGGCTTATTTTGTGTCAGCAggtaaatgctaatgagctcacAAACGGGGTCATTAACGCTGCATTCATGCTTCTGTTTAAAGACGCCATCCGTCTGTTCGCGGCCTACAATGAAGGGATCATCAACTTGCTTGGTGAGCTGTTATCCTGCTTGAGCTTTTAAAACTTAAAGTGGGCTGTCCTACATATTGGCTTTTACCATTTATCTCTACTGTTGGTTCCTGTTAGAGACTTTTGAACTTAAAGTATCAGCCCACTCATCGACAGTTGCACAGGACTTTGACCCTGACTCGTCAGTCAGTTTTATGACAGTTTATTTACTACCTGAGAGCTGTAACTCATAAAACAAACCCTTCCTGTACATATCAATAGTCTCAGAATGTATTTTTGGGCCAAGTAAGGACATTGTTACTGTTCAGGGCAGTAAAACTAGCAATGCGCTCAACAAATTTTAAGATGAAGTGATGATAAGCTAGAGAGTGTGATTAAACTTGGTTATCCAGACCATGTGATGTTGTCTTATCAATTTAAGACAACTGATATtgatcagttgttgttgttgaaaacttGGAATTTTTTACTTGAAACAATTAATTAagaatagtaataattatattttattaataaattatatatacacacacacagagtgtatgtgtgtgtgtatatatatatatatatacagtgccgtgaaaaggttttttttttttattttttgcatgtcacatttaaaagattcagatcatcaaacaaatttttatattatgcaaAGATAacctgagtaaatacaaaatacagttttacaattattatttcatttattaagggaaaaaaagctgtccaaacctgcctgacTCTATGaggaaaaagtaattgccccctaaatctaataactggtggTGCCACACTTTGCAggaacaactgcaatcaagcgtttgcgataactggcaatgattctttcacatcgctgtggaggaattttggcccactcttctttgcagaattgttttaatttagccacattggagggttttcgagcatggaTGGACTGTTTAAGGACATGCTACAGCATCTCAGTCAgatttaagtccagactttgactttgccactccaaaaccttaattttgtttttcttgagccattcagaggtggacttgctggtgtgtttgggatcattatCCAGCTGCATATAACCCAAGTGCTCCTGAGCTTGATGTCACAAACTGACTGCCGgtcattctccttcaggattttctgatagagagcagaattcatggttcaatcaattatggcaagtcatccaggtcctgaagctgccacactaccaccaccatgtttgactgttggtatgatgttctttttatgaatgCTGGTTTTATGTCAGATGTAATgggtccacagaatatttgcccaaaagtcttggggataatcaagatattttctGGCAAAATGTGagatgagcctttgtgttctttttggtcagcaatggcttttgGCTTGGATCTCTCCCATAGATgcagtttttgcccagtctctttcttattgttgaatcatgaacactgaccttaattgaggcaaatgaggcctgcagttctttagatgttgttctgggttcttttatgacctcctggatgagtcgtcgttgCGCTCTTGGAACaattttggtaggccggccactcctgggaaggttcaccactgttccaagttttctccatttgtggataatggctctaaCCGTGGTTCGCtagagtcccaaagccttagaaatggctttataaccctttccagactgatacgtgtcaactattttgtttctcatctgttcttgaatttctttagatgtGTTGCTcattaagcatgcttcactttgtcagacaggttctatttaagtgatttcttgattcagcaggtctggcagtaagcaggcctgggtgtggctagtgaaatttaacttggctttctaaaataatgtggttaatcgcagttctttcatgatttaacaattaattttttatgtagggccaggcaggtttggacagcttttttcccttagtAAATCACCATTTTAAAacggcattttgtatttacttgcattagctttgtttaataaaatttgtttgatctgaatcttttaagtgtgacaaatagacaaaaaaaataaaaggaaggcAAAACACTgacactgtatatgtatgtgtgtgtgtgtgtgtatataatttgtatttattttttttcagtagactAGTTTCTAAACAGTAAATGTGGAACAAAAGTGGACTGAAATAACTGAAGTTGAGCAAGAAGAAAAAGAGATCTGAGTCCACTTTAAGTTCAGCTACAATGCAAATGCAAAGAGATTTGGGTCCTTTTTCGCCCCGTTCACATTTGCATCTGCAGAGATGCTTGAGTTTGGTTCCATTCagacttaaaggaatagctcacccaaaaattggggaccgtcaactgtttgattaccaacattcttcaaaatatcttcttttatgtttaacaaaaaaaagaaacttacacaggtttgcaacaacatgagtaaatgacaactttcatttttgggtgaactatcccttttaagacAGAGCCAAAAGGCATTGCCTTCTAGTTAGTGTAGAGCAGTTTTTCATGTGATTTTATtccttattattcttatttttgatATCTAAGCAGCAACAATATCAGATTATCATATCACAATTTAAATCACCACCGCAGTATTTGTTAAAGCGATTGCAATATGTTATTTTTACTAAATCGAACAGCCCTACTTAGAGTGTTTGTGTTGGACGGCTCCGTTCAGGGGCTGAGCTGCATCCGTTGGCTTCGTTCAGAGGTTACATGTTGGATGAGAGTTTCTGTGACATACTAGTGAGAGTGGTTTCGGGTCATGTTGTGACGACAGATGCCAAGCATAACTCAGCCTGGTGAAGTCTCAGAGCGAAAAGCAAGCCCCTTAAAATGGGGATGGAAGTGCAAAGCCCTCTCAAAATCTGACTTCATATCTTTTCCCATGTGTAGAGAAGTACTTTGACATGAAGAAAGCCCAGTGTAAAGAAGGCCTGGACATCTATAAGAAATTCCTCACTCGAATGACGAGAATCTCAGAATTTCTCAAAGTGGCAGAGGTAAGACGGCATAAACTGCTATGGGGCTCCCTGCTTATGTAATGACACACATTAACCAGCTCTTTCCTGTTCATGACAGCAAGTGGGAATCGACCGAGGGGACATACCAGACCTATCAcaggtgaggaaaaaaaaaattgacctttttatttttttttatttttttgaggaaaaacttACAGTGACTGCTTTCACTTCTGCCCATAAGCTACTTATCTGTGACTCTGCCCTTAGCTAAAGGTGGCACGGCTGCATTAGATCCAAACAAGTGCAAGTTGTAGAACTCTCTAACCTGCAGTTAACTAGAAATCTCAATACGTAACGTGAATTATAGGGAAGTCATCAGAGAGTTCTAGAACTGCAGCTAATTTGCTTGTGCAGTGAGGCTGCAAACCGCAGGCCTGCAGTGCTCGACGCATGCGGACATCTCTGCATGACACTGGTGGGGGAAGCTGTTCTAACTGTCCTTAATTCTTGATTCATACAGCACATAAAGGTGTGAGGCTGTGGGCAGCTTACGGGCTTAAAACAAAAATCAGGTCTAGGTTTAGGTccgatttctttttttttttttttttttttttttttttttttttttttttttattagctttttactTGTGTGTTAAGGAGACAATGTTAAcaaggaaattattattttttgaaaagaaTACCAGAATCATAAAATTAGAGGGTACAGATTCCCCTCAAAGTCATGCCCGGTTAATATGGGGATTTCATTGGATTCTTAAACATTTATGTGTGATCTCCACCTTTTATATGTATATAGAAGtctttatataggctatattaaagaagtcttttttttccacataaagcAGTTTTTCTCCATATATTAAGTTTACaagattttggtttttttttttattctgcttaACATTTCTGCAGTTTCTTAAATGCTCCTGAAAAAACCTCTGTTAAACTACCACCTTTATATTCTGTATCTTTCCTTATCTTTCCGTTTTCAGTTTACAGTTTGTGTAAGTACCTGCATCTCACTCTCTTCTCTCTATGTGTCAAGAGCTTTTGGTTTGTACCTTTGCATGCTATGTGTTTTTGTACAGCAGTGAATCTTCACTTAAGGGGACATTTTTGTCTgtagtatgtttttaatattgcgtatatagtgttttattaaagtgatctttaaaaaattagattttcagttcattaaaaatgtatatgaacatttttatattttttgataattcatATAATATGGACAGTGATTCTGTATTATCATCATGCAAgacatttttagattatttttaaaatccttgTGTCAGTACCAAACTAGTCAGTTATTGTAATGCATCTGTtatactatacatacatacataaatgcgtaaataaataaataaaattactgaattaataaatacatttatttttatttgtttttaatctatttgtcctttttaacattcttttttttcacttttattaatttatcttttttattgtattttttttatttctgtatttaactttttacatttaaattagtttatttatatcaAGTCCAAGGCTTATTAAAAGTTTTctctacattttgaaaaatatcaaatAGTAATGTCACTGCATCATGTACaacatcaaaaatattatttaaaaatccagTGAAGGGTTGTGCATAGTAAAGTCATTGAGTCTCatccatgttaaaaaataatcacatgtcataaaacatttaagataagctacattttttcaagattttaagTAGTCAAAAGTGCCCCTAATTAAATAAATCACCactatatgttgtgtgtgtatatttgtggtctctgtgtgtgtgtgtgtactggccTGTAAGCTAATGTTTCCATACCTCCAGGCCCCCAGTAGCCTTCTGGATGCCCTTGAGCAGCATTTGGCTTCATTAGAGGGGAAAAAGGTCAAAGACTCCACGGCAGCCAGCAGGTACATTGATTTTCAAGCAGttaattttgaactttctagtatGTGAGGGGGTTGCTTTCCTCGTGCTCTGCATTCAGCGAGTGTGTGCGACTTTTGGATGTGCAGAGCATGTGTGGGGGAGAGGTTTGTTTGGTGCAGCTTTTCCAAGTCAGAggaatttttaacttttttttttaatgctgaaaacaaGATTTTTGCTGCCATCTATAAATCAACATTTCATATCTCAATCATTCTTTAAAGGCTACATTACTGCAGTTTATATACAAAGAAATTGTACAAAGTTTGAAGTTACATAATTCacgtttatattttattctgcttgaagtattgaattattttaagGACAGGTGGTTTTAAGTATTGTGAGTGATGccattaaatttgtttattttatttaatgtaacaaaTATTTCTAAAGCAATCAGTGTAATGTGTTTAAACAAAGTGTAAGAGGAATGTACAGGTATTTGATGACTTGCAGTTTGGATgtaggctaaaaaaaaatgcaagcttTGCTAACACTGACACTCTTTGCGGAAGTCCAGGGTCAAACTGCGTTCCTGTAGAGGAAGCAGTAAAAATGTGCTCTTCTCTGTGCTCATGCTAGTAGCATTGATGTCTACTAATGCAAACCTAACGATTTCAACAGTGGCGTGTTTACTATATCAGGTCTTCTGCCTGTCTTTCTACACAGAGCCAGTACGCTGTCCAGTGCGGTGTCCTCTTTGGCCAACACGGGTATCTCTTTCACCAAAGTCGATGAGAGGGAAAAGCAGGCAGCTCTGGAGGAGGAGCAGGCTCGATTAAAAGCACTTAAGGTGTGAAagagtggaaaggttttttttttttttttagttagcgCTTATTAAATTGGATCAAACCCAATTAGCAATGTAATTATCAAGGTTACGTGATTTGATTCTTCCATCAGGAGCAGCGTCTAAAGGAACTGTCCAAGAAGCCCTCCACATCCTCCACCACTGCTGCATCTCCCGTATCAACAGCAACGGGCACCATTAGTTCCGCCCCAGCCATTGACCTGTTCTCCACACCCAGCAGCTTCAATAACAGGTAATagttgtttatatatgtattgttcaaaagtttggtgtcagtttttgaaagaaattcctATTTTTATACACCAGAGacacattaaatcgatcaaaagtgacagtaaagacattaataatgttacaaaagatttcaatttcaactAAAAGCTGccattttaaattttctgttcatcaaagaatcttagtAGCActattttaatgttgattttaaatgacaGCAAAGTTCAAATGCTTTTCAGCCGGTTAGATTGTGTGGGCGAAACTAATTGCTCTATATTTGATGATTGCTCCCACAGTCTCTCTGTTCTGATGATACACGGCTGGTAGTGATTATTTTCCCAGTTGGTCCATGAGTGCACATGTGCAATCGTTTGGCATCAATCTTCagcttttagtgttttattagGGCTCTATGCAGGACTACACAATGACGGCAAGTTAAACTCAGTGATTACGTTACAGGCGTATGTGATTTTAATGATGATGTCACCTAAGAAGTACCTGAGACATGCGTTATTAATGATGCTAAGGcaagcattattattactattatacttgtggttaggggtttgttcaaatcagaTTAATGTCCTGTCCTGAGACTGTGCGgctttgtgtatttaaaaaaaaaaaaaaaaaaaaagtcagttctAAATCATGCTCTGGTTCTCTTGTTTACACTAAAAGTGTGTGAATTCCTGCCTGGACAGGATCTGGCTGTGAAGAAGGTATTGATTGCATGTGAATTTCCCCCAACTCCCTAAATCTCTACTTTAAGCACTTCAGATCAACGTGCCAAGTTTGTCTTTGCCATATAACTGTGAAATGCTTGGCCCTTAGACTGCCGTTTTATGGAAGACATTAATGCAGTTCCTGTGTTTGTCTTGGTGCGTGTCTGGCTCCAGTACTCCGAAGGTGCCGAACGATCTTTTGGACCTGCAGCCCGCGTTCCAGCCCTCCCTGCCTCTCTCCACCGGCCTTCCTTTAGCCAACACATGGGGAGGTGAGCGGTCCACACCACAGGAACCCACAGATCTGCATTAATATGCATCTGATTGAAATCGAGCTTACATAAGCACTGTCTTCTCCTCTGAAATCAAAACTAAAGCAGTGAAAGTTCCCTCTTGAGTTTTATCCATGATGCTATCCATGGTCTtactgcatgcattttatttgtctAAATAACATCTAATATGTAAAATCTGATAAATGAGagtcaaatttttatttgaaagtgctGATAAGGTGTGTAACATGATATTTAACGTAGCAGAACTGATATCATATTGGTTTCCGATATTAGTCAGGCAGAACCATAAAAAGCCTGCAGCTTTCTGTTTATTGAATTATACTACGTAAAACACACTCAGCAACCTTCACAGATGTATCACCTTGAAGCTCTTTGGAGTTTTAAGTATGCTTTACACTGTTCAACACCTCTGCTGTCATGTCCTACCACTTTTAAAGGAATAACTTACCTAAACATGATCATTCTGTAGTCATTTATTCatccttatgtcgttccaaacttgcaTGAGtttcatatttgtaaaataaatattagattaaatatatattttagatttattttagaaCTTTAAACTTTATATCAGAATTAAGTTCTACTGAAATGTAGGCATAGCcagtcaaatacatttttatgaattctaATATTTGTCATGATTCAAATAATCATTCGTATCCATTTAGCTTCGATGCATGATTTGttacaatatattacatattcattacaTTCCATGTCGGATGTCTCATTCAGTCTAGTTTATTTACATCTGAAAGCATCTAGACCAAACAGACTCCACCTCATTTGTCTGTTAGTCTTTGTTTGCatgctttctctgtctctctctctaaccttttcctgttattttctgtttctgtcttgTCTTTGGCCGTGTAGATCCTTTCACGTCTACAGAGGCTGTTGACGACTCCATTCCAAACTTAAATCCTTTCCTTACAAAACAAGTTGTCGATCCTGTCCATCTGCCTGTTGTGTCTTCAGATGCTGTTAGTTTTTCCTCTAGGACACCCAGTCATGAAATGTTCGGTGGTAAACGGCTGTTCTTTTCTCTCATGTTGTGTGCTGTTTGCTTTCTTTCGCCTGCTGCGTGCCGGTCTGTTTTCCCTCCACTCTCATTTTTGTCCTGAATGCTCCACCGCATCAAGTGTACAAAGACCCGCTGGGCAGAACGGGCGAGACCCGAGTAGCCCTTAAAGTATCTGATACGCGTGTCTCAAGTTCATACCGGCTGTGTactcaaaacctagtaagctgcctacctagacagttTTTTTTGACAATGTCTAACTCAGAAGCTCAAATGCACTGGtgatgcccaaaaatgctgtctcAAAATAGAATACTAGCCTACTGCATAATGCATAGTTATAGTCTGAATAACaccaatgttaaaaaattatttaattaaatgattaataccTATATATGTGTTAATTAAATAGCATTTGAAAGAGTTTGTTATAtagcataaaatatattatgcagAATTATTAGTAATTCTTAGTAGCATTACAATGATACCATACTTCAAAAtttaaggcattaatatgtactttataagtactagccaatatgctagtaatatgcatgctaataacaACTAGTCAATAGTTAGAACTGGTCCAAAAACTAAAGAGATTTTATTACATGCTTTAAGACAAACTGCATGCATTTTTGAATCTGAACTGCTTCTTGattattgagggaaaaaaaattaaaaaggtgtctgtaatttaaaaaactaaaccaaCATTAAACAAATCTGATCGTGagtctagaaaaaaaattatttgtggcagttttttaatcaaaaatagtttCTTCCTATACTTTTGTCACATTGGAAACACAAGGTCAGGTTGAgcacagtgcattgtgggatacagtgaTCCTCGAAGTTGTCATACTgtgcaatataaatgtaaaaagtatggTAGTATGTTATTCTGAATACAGCCTAGGTTTTGAAACACTATGTGTGTGCCTTTCTATGATTGTGTAAAAGCAATAAAGGAAGTCTAGCTTCTGTGAGTTTGTTCTACACTAGGgactttatttattatgttcTCAGAGCGAACAATAACATATTTGAGAGAGTGATGGACAGATGGTTTGTTGCTACTGTaaagagtgtttgtgtttgtacagcTGTATTATGGTGAGTTGGCTTTTATGATGGAGTAATGCTGGTCTAATATCAATACATGAGCGTGATCAAGAGTGAGAATGGCTTTTATCAAGTACAAATTAACTGCTTAAAAATACATGTACCCTATTTGAGTTTGGTGGTCCTTTTTACCCACAATAAAGCTCAATTAATTGCTTCTTGGTGGTTTTCTGAAGGTCTTTACGATGGTGTCTGGACCACCTTACTCAAAAATGTGCTTGGTTGTGCTTTGCTGCCTTTCCTGGATTTTGCTTTTACCCTTTTTTAGATTTCCCATCCTTAGAGTGTTAAGTTTGAAAGTTTTTCCCAAATGTCAATTTCATTTCTTGGTTCTCCAGATAATTACAATCCCTTTATTGATTCAAGCAGTTCCGTTGCATCACCCGTCGAGCCCTCTGCTCGGATGGGCTGCTTCCTCTCAGGTACAGACGTCCCAGTGCGATGTATGTTTTCTGACCTCAGGAAACATAATGGTGTTACCCCCGTGGTTTCCCCTCTGAGTGCTTTTCAACCCAAATTACTCTTAGTACCTTTATtcgttttaaatttattttgttttaattccaCCCTCTTGACTTACTTGAACATAGTATGCAGtctttttacccccccccccccccccccactcccaccCCCCGtgattagttttattaattttgtctcTTCACTAATTTTCTCATTTCTGGTTTCCTCTGCTTTTGTTTCTTGGCCTGTCAGACTCGTTCTGCTCTTCGGCTGCCTACCCTAACACTCCTCTCTTCCACTCTGAGCCCTCCGCTGTAGCTGGACTATTCGGAGGTAGGTGCCGTCCCTCCAGCTTGTCTCTCTTTCTTAGTGTGTCCTTCAGCTGTCTTCCCCTTTCCTTCCTTTCACAGGTGTGCTTTTGTTGGGCTAGTAGGAACAGGTTTCTTAAGTCAATTCAGACATTTGGCTCACAGTTTAAGTTTGAGCTTTCattgttaattttcttttaaaatagtgTTGTCAATTTAATACTTTAGCACAATTAATTAGGAAAGGCTAAtgtaaattcaaaatgtatttaaaatatttttttattcaaaattttttttttttgtatttatattttatatttatttttatatttattctaattttactCCGTTTTAGGAATTGTATGTGCgtttgtccttttttttaaaatgatttttatttatatttaactaatttatttttatttcagtttgaatgatttttagaactttttCAACTAAATTGTAGTTAGTTGCCAGGGTTTATTtctaagtttaagttttatttcaattaacaaaaataatttgtaatagttttagttagcaaTTATGATACTCCTTCAAGGATATAGTAATAtgccaaatttaatttaatcagtcAGCGTATGTACACtacatttgcatatgcatttaaCTTGCATCCTAAACATatgaaaataagaataatataaatcCCTCAAATGGCTCATAATAGGATACTAGATGAAACTTTACTGGTACTTTACTTTACTGGTATATCGAAGGAGTGgaataaaatgcaaaagttttatCTGACAGGATAAGTCGGCATGATACAGCAGATGTGGTTGTTGGTTGAACACGGCTGCTTTTGTAACTACAAACAGGTTGTGGGAAGTATGAGTCAGTTGCCATGGATTACCCAGTCAAACATTTGTGGAAGTCTGTCGACTACAGCAGAATTGAACCATTTATATTAATGATGGCAATTATGCATCACACATGAACTGGAAGAAAACAATAACCACTGTTTTGAAATTGCTGTTCTCTGGCATTCCTCAAACATGTGTAGGTGAACCAGTCTGTGGTGTTTTTTTAGATCTGACCTTAATTTCTTTAACACAGGGTTCTCTGCACCTTCCGCCGCCCAGCCTCCCAGTTCGACAGGCCTTAATGTTGACTTTGACTCCGTATTCGGCAATAAGTCGGCCGCCCACAACACAGACTCGGCTGGTAAGAGAGAAGTTAACCCAGTTGCTGTAACTCACTCACTGCTATTCTTCACACATGATGCTTCACATCCATCTCACTGCTGAAGGTCAATGTGTTTTGGGGCATAGTTCATTGGACCATGCTTAAGCTGACAGTGAAACTAGCATGTGAAAATGGTTATACGACCACTTTTCGTTTTTGTAGAAGTTGCTGGTCTCATTATGCATGTTATTACattggaaaaaataaatctgCCTCTACAACAGCATTAAACTTTTTTGCTGTTGTCATTAAAATATATCCGTTTTTCCATGTAAATGTGAATTTCtaagcatttttaaatgtgagccCGTATCATGTAAGATAAGACCACCATAAGCTGTGCAGTCGTGTTTTGAGATGTTCCTCATTCtgtcctctttctctcctctcgcTGTGTGGTTTGATCTGTTTGGGCCACTGACTTTGCATGGCACTGCATGTCTGGGTGAGTTGACTTCACAAGATTTTACCCACAATCACTTTCGGTCCTGCAACGTTTGCTTCGAGGGCGGCTGCCTCTCGCTCCACCCAACCTAATTGCGCatcttctgtttgtgtgtgttgtctgcGTCTTTTATCCCTCTCCCAATCCCTCTCCTCTGTTTGTTTAAGATGATATTTTAGGTGGCATCCTGAAACCCACAGTGGGCTCTCCCAACCAGGACCTGACGCCCAGCGTCCAACAGCCAGGCAAACTGGTTTCCGATGACTTGGATTCCTCCCTTGCCAACCTTGTGGGAAGTAAGTGTCCTGTTCTTGTTATATCATACAAACAACCTTTTGTTATTAGAGCTACacgattaataaaaaaaaaaacaacaacactaaagTTGGGAAATGGCTTGGTGTGTTTActacaaattattataataataataattgttgctcgtattaaatacaaatatattaaagtaatattattattttaatttcactgttaaataaaaatgaatgttaccttcaatataatttaaaataatattttatagtcatattgatatattCACAAAACGTGTGGCCAGATTGTGCAGCCTTGCAAACGAGCATAACAAACcttgagctttttttttaaatcacaatcagacttaaaataaaaaataaatattttattttaccaaattgtgcagccctactctGTATTCTGGTACTAATAATCAGGAAcgggaaatgtagttttatttattgatttgggATCCTATAAAAGTGAATTTAGTATTTCACAATGGCTGCCATAGGCCTCACTGGTTTTCTCTTTCTTCCAGATCTCGGTATTGGAAATGGAACAACAAAGAAGTATGAACATTTGCCGCTCATCTCAATCCAGATTCATAGTTCTCTTCAAACTCAGTGACTTGATCATGGTTGTTTCTTCTGTTCCTCCTCAGTGACATTCATTGGAGTCAACCCGGTGAGAAGAAGTTGACTGGAGGAACCAACTGGCAACCAAAGATGGCTCCGACCACAACATGGAACCCTGCCACCATGGTAAGGACAACATGTGCTTTCTCTGACTCAAATGAAACAAGACTTGAGCTAGAAACAACTGTCATAAACCAATAGAGAGACAATAGCTGATTCTGAAACAtgggctctgttccaaaccctaaTGAGCTGCCTCACTGTCTG is a genomic window of Cyprinus carpio isolate SPL01 chromosome B10, ASM1834038v1, whole genome shotgun sequence containing:
- the LOC109097877 gene encoding phosphatidylinositol-binding clathrin assembly protein-like isoform X2, translated to MSGQSITDRITAAQHSVTGSAVSKTVCKATTHEVMGPKKKHLDCLIQCTNEMNVNIPQLADTLFERTTNTSWVVVFKSLITTHHIMVYGNERFVQYLASRNTLFNLSNFLDKSGLQGYDMSTFIRRYSRYLNEKAVSYRQVAFDFTKVKRGADGVMRTMNTEKLLKTIPIIQNQMDALLDFNVNANELTNGVINAAFMLLFKDAIRLFAAYNEGIINLLEKYFDMKKAQCKEGLDIYKKFLTRMTRISEFLKVAEQVGIDRGDIPDLSQFTVCAPSSLLDALEQHLASLEGKKVKDSTAASRASTLSSAVSSLANTGISFTKVDEREKQAALEEEQARLKALKEQRLKELSKKPSTSSTTAASPVSTATGTISSAPAIDLFSTPSSFNNSTPKVPNDLLDLQPAFQPSLPLSTGLPLANTWGDPFTSTEAVDDSIPNLNPFLTKQVVDPVHLPVVSSDAVSFSSRTPSHEMFGDNYNPFIDSSSSVASPVEPSARMGCFLSDSFCSSAAYPNTPLFHSEPSAVAGLFGGFSAPSAAQPPSSTGLNVDFDSVFGNKSAAHNTDSADDILGGILKPTVGSPNQDLTPSVQQPGKLVSDDLDSSLANLVGNLGIGNGTTKNDIHWSQPGEKKLTGGTNWQPKMAPTTTWNPATMNGMLFPQYAPSVMAFPATTPTGMMGYAMPPQMGSMTMMTQPTMMYTQPVMRPANPFGPVSGAQLSTASSPSSSSPLRAPGQDPFAQLSLKDFL
- the LOC109097877 gene encoding phosphatidylinositol-binding clathrin assembly protein-like isoform X10; its protein translation is MSGQSITDRITAAQHSVTGSAVSKTVCKATTHEVMGPKKKHLDCLIQCTNEMNVNIPQLADTLFERTTNTSWVVVFKSLITTHHIMVYGNERFVQYLASRNTLFNLSNFLDKSGLQGYDMSTFIRRYSRYLNEKAVSYRQVAFDFTKVKRGADGVMRTMNTEKLLKTIPIIQNQMDALLDFNVNANELTNGVINAAFMLLFKDAIRLFAAYNEGIINLLEKYFDMKKAQCKEGLDIYKKFLTRMTRISEFLKVAEQVGIDRGDIPDLSQFTVCAPSSLLDALEQHLASLEGKKVKDSTAASRASTLSSAVSSLANTGISFTKVDEREKQAALEEEQARLKALKEQRLKELSKKPSTSSTTAASPVSTATGTISSAPAIDLFSTPSSFNNSTPKVPNDLLDLQPAFQPSLPLSTGLPLANTWGDPFTSTEAVDDSIPNLNPFLTKQVVDPVHLPVVSSDAVSFSSRTPSHEMFGDNYNPFIDSSSSVASPVEPSARMGCFLSDSFCSSAAYPNTPLFHSEPSAVAGLFGGFSAPSAAQPPSSTGLNVDFDSVFGNKSAAHNTDSAGGILKPTVGSPNQDLTPSVQQPGKLVSDDLDSSLANLVGNLGIGNGTTKNDIHWSQPGEKKLTGGTNWQPKMAPTTTWNPATMAPSVMAFPATTPTGMMGYAMPPQMGSMTMMTQPTMMYTQPVMRPANPFGPVSGAQLSTASSPSSSSPLRAPGQDPFAQLSLKDFL
- the LOC109097877 gene encoding phosphatidylinositol-binding clathrin assembly protein-like isoform X19; this encodes MSGQSITDRITAAQHSVTGSAVSKTVCKATTHEVMGPKKKHLDCLIQCTNEMNVNIPQLADTLFERTTNTSWVVVFKSLITTHHIMVYGNERFVQYLASRNTLFNLSNFLDKSGLQGYDMSTFIRRYSRYLNEKAVSYRQVAFDFTKVKRGADGVMRTMNTEKLLKTIPIIQNQMDALLDFNVNANELTNGVINAAFMLLFKDAIRLFAAYNEGIINLLEKYFDMKKAQCKEGLDIYKKFLTRMTRISEFLKVAEQVGIDRGDIPDLSQAPSSLLDALEQHLASLEGKKVKDSTAASRASTLSSAVSSLANTGISFTKVDEREKQAALEEEQARLKALKRLKELSKKPSTSSTTAASPVSTATGTISSAPAIDLFSTPSSFNNSTPKVPNDLLDLQPAFQPSLPLSTGLPLANTWGDSFCSSAAYPNTPLFHSEPSAVAGLFGGFSAPSAAQPPSSTGLNVDFDSVFGNKSAAHNTDSAVGSPNQDLTPSVQQPGKLVSDDLDSSLANLVGNLGIGNGTTKNDIHWSQPGEKKLTGGTNWQPKMAPTTTWNPATMAPSVMAFPATTPTGMMGYAMPPQMGSMTMMTQPTMMYTQPVMRPANPFGPVSGAQLSTASSPSSSSPLRAPGQDPFAQLSLKDFL